A part of Mucilaginibacter defluvii genomic DNA contains:
- a CDS encoding sensor histidine kinase, protein MSKLLSRSLKKSIIYAGIVLACSIPVYFIIINELWKYEMAEHNIILTEKAAREDSFLIIGTITALTVLFFVFLLAGLVLLNRRISRKLWQPFYDSLARIKNFDLNRQQSVQFDDTDIAEFAELNGHLHKLISGSVSAYNQQKEFADNASHELQTPLAIVQSKLDLLLQSQSLTDEQYHIIEDAHKALTRVGRINKNLLLLTRIDNSQYMEEEQLDLSFLLEKTITLFNQFAEAKQIIIHRDIDQSVAIKANKELLEILINNLLNNAIRHSAADKIIDVKLSSSQLSFTNAGAESLNRDQLFKRFSTASSGTPGTGLGLALVKQIADRYGWSIRYAYEQNKHVFLLNF, encoded by the coding sequence ATGAGCAAACTACTCAGTCGTTCACTGAAAAAATCGATTATTTATGCTGGTATAGTACTGGCGTGCAGCATACCGGTTTACTTTATCATCATCAACGAGCTTTGGAAGTATGAGATGGCTGAACATAATATCATCCTCACGGAAAAGGCAGCACGTGAGGACAGTTTCCTGATTATCGGCACCATCACCGCACTGACAGTGCTTTTCTTTGTTTTCCTGTTAGCCGGACTAGTTTTGCTAAACCGGCGTATTTCCAGGAAACTATGGCAGCCATTTTATGATAGCCTTGCAAGGATTAAGAATTTCGACTTAAATAGACAGCAATCGGTACAGTTTGACGACACCGACATTGCCGAATTTGCAGAACTCAATGGACATTTGCATAAACTGATCAGCGGTAGCGTATCTGCCTATAACCAGCAAAAAGAATTTGCAGACAATGCTTCGCACGAACTACAAACGCCCTTGGCAATTGTACAATCCAAACTGGATTTGTTGCTTCAAAGTCAATCCCTGACCGATGAACAGTACCATATTATCGAAGATGCACACAAGGCGCTGACCCGCGTAGGGCGCATTAATAAAAACCTGTTGCTGCTCACCAGGATCGATAACAGTCAGTATATGGAAGAAGAGCAGCTGGACCTTTCTTTCTTATTAGAAAAAACCATTACCCTGTTTAACCAATTTGCAGAAGCAAAACAAATTATCATTCATCGTGATATTGATCAGAGTGTTGCCATAAAAGCAAATAAAGAGCTGCTCGAAATATTGATTAATAATTTGCTGAATAACGCCATAAGACATAGTGCAGCGGATAAAATTATTGACGTAAAGCTTTCCAGCTCACAGCTTTCCTTTACCAATGCAGGAGCAGAATCGTTAAACCGGGATCAGTTGTTTAAACGCTTCAGTACCGCGTCTTCCGGTACCCCCGGCACCGGCTTGGGGTTAGCCCTGGTCAAACAAATTGCTGACCGATACGGTTGGAGCATTCGATATGCCTACGAACAAAACAAGCACGTTTTTTTATTAAATTTTTAA
- a CDS encoding EamA family transporter, whose translation MWKYYAILSALFAGATAVLAKLGMKGVSGNLATAIRTTVILFISWSIVLAAGEFKDLKTLTKNSLLFLLFSGIATGLSWIFYFKALETGPVSKVVPIDKLSIAIAILLSVVILKESVDLKTILGAGLIIVGTFVLIR comes from the coding sequence ATGTGGAAATACTATGCAATTTTATCTGCTTTATTTGCCGGTGCTACAGCTGTTCTGGCAAAATTGGGAATGAAGGGGGTAAGTGGAAACCTGGCTACTGCAATCCGAACGACAGTAATATTATTCATTTCCTGGAGCATTGTTCTGGCTGCCGGAGAATTTAAAGATCTGAAAACCTTGACCAAAAATAGTCTCCTGTTTTTATTGTTTTCCGGTATTGCTACAGGTTTATCCTGGATATTCTATTTTAAAGCTTTGGAAACAGGACCAGTTTCAAAGGTCGTTCCCATCGACAAGCTAAGCATAGCAATTGCTATATTGTTATCTGTAGTCATTTTAAAAGAGTCTGTTGATTTGAAAACAATACTGGGCGCTGGATTGATCATAGTCGGTACATTCGTTTTGATACGATGA
- a CDS encoding phosphatase PAP2 family protein, with protein MKAQSPDSIPLPQSYKTFRKGLYAPATLIVAGVFASSSFKGAIKKEVVEERNEHFGHFSTSIDNYLQYSPIAIVYALDAAGIKAKTNIADGTAILLKGELMMFGTVTLLKNSTHQLRPDGSTYNSFPSGHTAQAFAAATFLSEEYKDRYKWMPYAAYGVASSVGILRMANNRHYISDVLVGAGIGILSMKVAYWTHQYHWGKKKKNTMGFNPELP; from the coding sequence TTGAAAGCACAATCCCCCGACAGTATCCCGCTCCCACAATCGTATAAAACCTTTAGAAAAGGCCTTTATGCCCCAGCTACGCTTATCGTTGCCGGTGTTTTTGCATCCAGTAGTTTCAAAGGTGCCATAAAAAAGGAAGTGGTAGAAGAACGTAACGAGCATTTTGGACATTTCAGTACCAGTATTGACAACTATTTGCAGTATTCACCCATTGCCATCGTATATGCCCTGGATGCAGCCGGGATCAAGGCCAAAACGAATATAGCCGACGGGACTGCAATACTACTCAAAGGTGAGTTAATGATGTTTGGTACTGTTACTTTACTAAAAAACAGCACACATCAGTTACGTCCTGATGGTTCAACCTATAATTCCTTCCCTTCAGGACATACGGCACAGGCCTTTGCTGCTGCTACATTTTTAAGTGAAGAGTACAAGGACAGGTATAAGTGGATGCCTTATGCCGCTTACGGTGTTGCCTCAAGTGTGGGCATCTTACGTATGGCCAATAACCGGCACTATATCAGTGATGTCCTGGTGGGTGCCGGGATCGGTATTTTGTCTATGAAAGTCGCTTACTGGACACACCAATACCATTGGGGAAAGAAGAAAAAAAACACTATGGGTTTTAATCCAGAGCTTCCATGA
- a CDS encoding HD domain-containing protein translates to MDKHRLYLLAEAESAATTIFSEQVKPLFVFHNIEHTRRVVRAAGEIMTGYELEESDRFTILLSAWFHDTGFNAGYIKNHETQSIKIATDFLTQYQESDDVISPVTACIAATRMPQKPLTIPEMIICDADLFHLGTDDFPAMTELLRQEFQQYFGKIFPKEDWDNHNIDFLTKHRYFTTYCQTKLESRKVEWIKVLGQQRPG, encoded by the coding sequence ATGGATAAACACCGTCTATATCTCCTTGCAGAAGCAGAAAGTGCCGCAACAACAATATTCTCCGAACAGGTAAAACCGCTTTTTGTCTTTCACAATATTGAACATACCCGGCGGGTTGTAAGAGCGGCTGGTGAAATAATGACCGGTTATGAGCTTGAGGAATCAGACAGGTTTACTATTCTGCTCTCTGCATGGTTTCATGATACCGGATTTAATGCCGGGTACATAAAAAATCATGAAACACAAAGCATAAAAATTGCCACTGATTTTCTGACACAATATCAAGAGTCGGATGATGTTATTAGCCCTGTCACTGCCTGCATCGCGGCCACCCGCATGCCACAAAAGCCACTGACCATTCCTGAAATGATCATTTGTGATGCTGATCTCTTTCATTTGGGTACTGACGATTTTCCCGCAATGACCGAATTATTAAGACAGGAGTTCCAGCAGTATTTCGGTAAAATATTCCCTAAAGAAGATTGGGACAATCATAATATAGATTTCCTGACAAAGCACAGATATTTTACAACATATTGCCAGACGAAGCTTGAATCCCGAAAGGTAGAGTGGATAAAGGTGCTAGGCCAACAAAGACCGGGATAA
- a CDS encoding TonB-dependent receptor family protein → MKRSISAIIILLLVITCKVEAQNSKVTLSGLVRDTKNKSVLPFVNIRLTTNDSIFVAGTISGEDGRFVLPDIGSGNYRLSLTSVGYQSGSQEILVGQLSSFLDLGNLELVPDEKTLAEVTVTAKQEIVSNRMDKKTFNVADNISQAGGSVLEAMKNLPGITAGQDGKIQLRGSDKVMILIDGKQTALTGFGGQSGLDNIAASAIEKIEIINNPSSKYDANGNAGIINIIYKKEKKDGFNGKIGLTGGLGALWIKKENYPTIRPQYQATPKINPSLSLNYRKGKINLFFQGDDLYTKTLNKNEFVDRFYDDGDVVKQQTKRNRTTNIVTVKTGADWLLNNNNTVTISGLFSSEKILDRGDEPFFNGNLSERRRLWQFLEDELKTTATASLSWQHKFKQPGRVLSAGFNYTYHRENEQYFFTNILPAYTGLDSFKLLSDEHVADLNLDYVHPLKYGRFETGVKFRRRTIPVNMQFKPGLNSPLDASAGGDANYKETIPAIYGNYIFESNKFEVEAGLRVEYVNLDYYVNPNHPTYKSSGYNYTQPFPNLRLAYKLNDNNKLSLFYNRRVDRPNEVDIRIFPKYDDAEIIKVGNPGLKPQFTNTFEFGYKTNWNEGYLFSALYHKRMDATITRIGSVVPGSDIIYNIFQNAGKSYNSGVELMVSQKVSPWMTLNLNLNGYQNIIDSFTVVNQYPVGNVFTASKEDIFSGNVKLNGLFHFGKLLDAQLTAIYQAPDLVPQGKTFSRFSIDIGVKKGIQKGKGELFLNATDIANTLNLKKEVRGNGFRYISTDYYETQVFRLGYSYKF, encoded by the coding sequence ATGAAAAGAAGCATCAGCGCAATAATCATCCTTTTATTAGTTATTACCTGTAAGGTAGAAGCACAAAATTCCAAAGTAACATTATCAGGCCTGGTAAGAGATACAAAAAACAAATCAGTGTTACCATTCGTAAATATCCGGCTTACAACGAATGACAGCATTTTTGTCGCAGGGACTATTTCCGGCGAAGACGGCCGGTTTGTTTTGCCTGATATTGGTAGTGGTAATTACAGATTGTCCCTGACTTCCGTCGGATACCAGTCAGGCAGTCAGGAGATACTCGTAGGCCAGTTGAGCAGTTTCCTGGACCTGGGAAATCTTGAGCTGGTTCCTGATGAGAAAACACTGGCCGAAGTAACCGTAACTGCAAAGCAGGAAATTGTTTCCAATAGAATGGATAAAAAGACATTCAATGTAGCGGATAACATAAGCCAGGCAGGAGGATCAGTTCTGGAAGCTATGAAAAATCTTCCCGGTATCACCGCAGGACAGGATGGCAAAATACAATTACGCGGAAGTGATAAGGTGATGATCCTGATCGATGGCAAACAGACAGCATTAACTGGTTTTGGCGGGCAAAGCGGGCTGGATAATATTGCAGCCTCGGCTATTGAAAAGATCGAGATCATCAATAATCCTTCTTCAAAGTATGATGCAAATGGCAATGCCGGTATTATCAATATCATTTATAAAAAGGAGAAAAAAGACGGGTTCAACGGGAAGATCGGATTAACCGGCGGCCTGGGGGCATTGTGGATCAAAAAAGAAAACTACCCAACAATAAGGCCACAATACCAGGCTACACCCAAGATCAATCCTTCCCTTTCTTTGAACTACCGGAAAGGCAAGATTAATTTATTCTTCCAGGGGGACGATCTCTATACCAAAACGCTCAATAAAAATGAATTCGTGGATAGGTTTTACGACGATGGCGACGTTGTAAAACAACAAACCAAAAGAAACAGGACTACAAATATAGTAACCGTAAAAACAGGTGCAGACTGGCTCCTGAATAACAACAATACAGTCACTATTTCCGGGCTATTCAGCAGTGAAAAAATTCTTGACCGGGGTGATGAACCTTTCTTTAACGGAAACCTTTCAGAAAGGAGACGGCTTTGGCAATTCCTCGAAGATGAACTTAAAACAACTGCAACTGCGTCTTTAAGTTGGCAACATAAATTTAAGCAACCGGGCCGGGTACTTAGTGCAGGTTTTAACTATACTTATCACAGGGAGAATGAGCAATATTTCTTTACCAATATCCTACCCGCTTATACCGGCCTTGATTCTTTTAAATTACTATCAGACGAGCATGTTGCAGATCTGAATCTGGATTATGTACACCCGCTGAAGTATGGCCGGTTTGAAACCGGAGTGAAATTTCGTAGAAGAACAATACCGGTAAATATGCAATTCAAGCCGGGGCTTAACTCACCACTGGATGCAAGCGCTGGCGGTGACGCGAACTATAAAGAAACAATCCCTGCTATTTACGGCAATTATATTTTTGAGAGCAATAAGTTCGAAGTAGAAGCCGGTTTACGGGTGGAATATGTAAACCTGGATTATTATGTCAATCCCAATCATCCTACTTATAAGAGCAGTGGTTATAATTATACCCAGCCCTTCCCTAATCTCAGGCTGGCTTATAAGCTTAATGATAATAACAAATTGTCCCTGTTCTATAACCGTCGTGTCGACAGACCCAATGAAGTGGATATAAGGATCTTTCCAAAGTACGATGACGCAGAAATCATTAAAGTGGGCAATCCGGGATTGAAACCCCAATTTACGAACACCTTTGAATTCGGCTATAAAACCAACTGGAATGAAGGTTATTTATTTTCTGCGCTATATCATAAGCGAATGGATGCAACCATTACCCGCATAGGTAGTGTTGTGCCCGGAAGCGACATCATATACAATATCTTTCAGAATGCGGGTAAAAGCTATAATAGTGGTGTGGAGTTGATGGTTTCTCAAAAGGTAAGCCCCTGGATGACCCTGAACCTGAATCTCAATGGGTACCAAAACATCATTGATTCCTTTACGGTAGTAAATCAATATCCTGTTGGGAATGTATTTACAGCGTCCAAAGAAGATATATTTTCAGGAAACGTCAAACTTAACGGACTATTTCATTTTGGGAAACTTCTGGATGCCCAGCTTACAGCAATTTACCAGGCACCGGACCTGGTGCCCCAGGGTAAGACATTTTCACGTTTCTCTATCGATATCGGTGTAAAGAAGGGAATTCAGAAAGGAAAAGGGGAATTGTTTTTAAACGCAACGGATATTGCCAACACACTTAATCTGAAGAAGGAGGTTCGCGGTAACGGGTTCCGGTATATAAGTACCGATTACTATGAAACACAGGTTTTCAGGTTGGGCTATAGCTATAAATTTTAA
- a CDS encoding zeta toxin family protein, translating to MSLIDDFYLNKLKEKFALTDKAFQKLFHGIIKAHTLGVTPAEVPTLIIIGAQPGAGKTELQKHAELKLSKNAVLCNADNFRDVHPFSKDIKQFHPDDYASLTAEYAQRWNDELCKYCLDHKLNYILETTFRSGDQLNATISHAKQNGYQVDIFLLAVHERLSRLGIQYRYEEALAATGFGRKVSLYDHDIRYMSIPFALRRVQNAGLYDNLDIFCRSVVVSGIDNVEGVNLVAHNPADPLKVYQEELVRAWPDKLKIHFEQRRSEVLTMMTSRKASVKEIEQFKRSVGLTTSLGLKRKGPRL from the coding sequence ATGAGTTTGATTGATGATTTTTATCTGAATAAGCTAAAAGAAAAGTTTGCGTTAACCGATAAAGCTTTTCAAAAACTTTTTCATGGTATTATCAAAGCGCATACGTTGGGTGTAACACCTGCTGAAGTTCCAACATTAATAATCATTGGTGCACAACCTGGAGCCGGGAAAACAGAATTACAGAAACACGCAGAACTAAAATTATCAAAAAATGCCGTTTTATGCAATGCAGATAACTTCCGCGATGTTCACCCGTTTTCTAAAGATATTAAGCAATTTCATCCGGATGACTATGCCTCTCTAACCGCAGAATATGCGCAAAGATGGAATGATGAACTTTGTAAATATTGCCTTGATCACAAGCTTAATTACATTCTTGAAACCACTTTCAGGTCAGGGGATCAGCTTAATGCTACTATTAGTCACGCAAAACAAAACGGTTATCAGGTAGATATTTTTCTGCTTGCTGTCCATGAGCGCTTGAGCCGTTTAGGAATACAGTATCGTTATGAGGAAGCGCTTGCCGCAACAGGCTTTGGCCGTAAGGTATCGTTGTATGATCATGATATTCGCTATATGTCAATACCATTTGCACTCAGGCGCGTACAGAATGCAGGTTTATATGATAACCTTGATATTTTTTGTCGGTCGGTAGTAGTCTCAGGAATAGATAATGTAGAAGGAGTAAACCTTGTTGCACATAATCCTGCAGACCCATTAAAAGTTTATCAAGAAGAACTGGTACGGGCTTGGCCGGATAAATTGAAGATTCACTTCGAGCAGCGCAGAAGCGAGGTGCTTACTATGATGACAAGCCGGAAAGCATCGGTAAAAGAAATAGAACAGTTTAAAAGAAGTGTTGGCCTGACGACTTCACTTGGTTTAAAAAGAAAAGGACCGAGGCTGTAA
- a CDS encoding toprim domain-containing protein, which translates to MMKTINCDEAKALDMVLYLSLLGHEPQRVRHPAYWFCSPFRQEKTASFKVDRIKNLWYDHGTGKGGDLINFGITYYNCTVSQLLQKLTTQVNDFSFHQHQNKAILPAEKSFLSEAENSTDSRILILKTRPIQQPDLIRYAAERYISLAVCGRYCKEVDFQLYGRKNTAIGFPNNAGGYELRNAHFKGSSSPKDISFIDEGATSLTVFEGFFNYLSLLEINASKTLPLTNFLVLNSLAFLERAKPLMDKHAQVFLYLDNDNSGIKATQQLVVNDNKKYKDLSAVYDGLKDLNEWLKRQPPRLKKGLGVRRSF; encoded by the coding sequence ATGATGAAAACAATAAATTGTGATGAAGCGAAAGCACTTGATATGGTATTATACCTGTCCTTACTTGGACATGAGCCGCAGCGGGTAAGACACCCGGCTTATTGGTTCTGCTCCCCGTTCCGCCAGGAGAAAACAGCCTCCTTTAAGGTTGACAGAATTAAGAATTTGTGGTACGACCACGGCACCGGTAAGGGTGGCGATCTAATTAATTTTGGTATTACCTATTACAATTGTACTGTCTCGCAATTGCTACAAAAACTTACTACGCAGGTTAATGATTTCTCTTTTCACCAGCACCAAAATAAAGCAATCTTACCGGCAGAAAAAAGCTTCCTTTCAGAAGCTGAAAACAGTACAGATAGCCGTATTCTTATCCTGAAAACACGACCTATCCAGCAACCGGATTTAATTCGGTATGCGGCAGAAAGATACATATCGCTGGCCGTCTGCGGCCGTTATTGCAAGGAGGTGGATTTTCAATTATACGGCAGGAAAAATACCGCTATTGGCTTCCCCAATAACGCGGGTGGATATGAGTTGAGAAATGCTCATTTCAAGGGTAGCAGTTCTCCAAAGGACATCAGTTTTATTGATGAAGGAGCAACATCCCTGACGGTATTTGAAGGATTTTTTAATTACCTCTCTTTGCTTGAAATAAACGCTTCAAAGACGCTTCCACTGACAAATTTTCTGGTGTTAAACAGCCTTGCTTTCTTAGAGAGAGCAAAGCCGTTAATGGATAAACACGCGCAGGTTTTTCTGTACCTGGACAATGATAACAGTGGTATAAAAGCTACACAGCAGTTAGTGGTAAATGACAACAAAAAGTACAAAGATTTAAGCGCAGTCTATGACGGTTTAAAGGATTTGAACGAGTGGCTTAAAAGGCAGCCGCCACGCTTGAAAAAGGGCCTCGGAGTTAGGAGGAGTTTTTAG
- a CDS encoding plasmid mobilization protein: MEQQETIFKNKGGRPKKEVKRNIFLALKCSAAERQLIVEKAKSVGLSISEYLREMALGGKIDIRKKAFPQEILNFTATLNHLAANLNQLAKKRNGIDELSVIERAELKLQSGQLQALAMDIKTFLQ; this comes from the coding sequence ATGGAGCAGCAGGAAACTATTTTTAAGAATAAGGGCGGGCGTCCAAAAAAGGAGGTCAAGCGGAACATTTTTTTAGCGCTTAAATGCTCCGCCGCTGAACGGCAATTGATAGTCGAAAAAGCAAAAAGTGTCGGCCTGTCGATCTCTGAATATCTCCGCGAGATGGCACTAGGAGGAAAGATTGACATACGCAAAAAAGCGTTTCCGCAGGAAATTTTAAACTTCACAGCAACGCTCAATCACCTTGCAGCAAACTTGAATCAGCTTGCAAAAAAACGTAATGGTATTGATGAGCTAAGTGTCATCGAGCGGGCGGAGCTAAAGCTGCAATCAGGTCAGCTTCAGGCGCTGGCAATGGATATTAAAACCTTCCTGCAATGA
- a CDS encoding relaxase/mobilization nuclease domain-containing protein has translation MIGHVSIGASFYHLIRYVLEDKKELSEEQKKSLSLQDGVKHRGRAEVLEYNRCFGDKNELTKQFNDVQKLSRRVEKPVLHLSLRLAPGEQLNRAQLAEIGQACAAEFGIADHQYICVLHKDTKEQHIHIAANRVGFDGRAVSDSNNYRRMAAFCRRMENRYSLQKVLSPRAFLPAEQRSLPRHDKRKEKLRQDISHILSGVNSYADFEQRMKACGYQLIKGRGISFMDDKKVKVKGSEVGFSLAKIEKILALQQELSKVKTTQQLPANVPVTISDGRIYAPDRSTGQPLQEIKSASQHHLERLLEILLKPEQDDGNYNYDLQRAMKKKKKRKYLGH, from the coding sequence ATGATAGGCCATGTATCAATCGGCGCATCCTTTTATCATCTCATTCGTTACGTACTGGAAGATAAAAAAGAGTTGTCGGAGGAACAGAAAAAGTCGTTGTCTTTACAGGATGGGGTAAAGCATCGGGGCCGCGCGGAAGTACTGGAATATAACCGCTGTTTTGGTGATAAAAATGAGCTCACCAAACAGTTCAATGACGTACAGAAACTCAGCCGCAGGGTGGAAAAACCAGTCTTACATTTATCGCTGCGGTTGGCACCAGGCGAACAATTAAACCGTGCACAACTCGCCGAGATCGGTCAGGCTTGTGCGGCAGAATTCGGTATAGCTGACCACCAGTATATCTGCGTATTACACAAGGACACAAAAGAGCAGCACATTCATATTGCTGCCAACCGGGTGGGCTTTGATGGCAGGGCTGTATCAGACAGCAATAATTACCGGCGCATGGCTGCATTCTGCCGCAGGATGGAAAACCGGTACAGCCTTCAGAAAGTATTAAGCCCCCGGGCATTTTTACCGGCGGAGCAACGCAGCTTACCACGCCACGATAAACGCAAAGAAAAATTGCGCCAAGATATCAGCCATATCCTATCAGGAGTAAACAGCTACGCAGACTTTGAGCAACGGATGAAAGCATGCGGTTATCAGCTCATCAAAGGAAGAGGCATATCATTTATGGACGACAAAAAAGTTAAAGTAAAAGGCAGCGAGGTAGGTTTTTCGTTGGCGAAAATTGAAAAGATCCTTGCGTTGCAGCAAGAACTATCCAAAGTAAAGACGACCCAACAATTGCCTGCAAATGTACCTGTCACTATTTCTGACGGGCGGATATATGCACCTGATAGAAGTACAGGGCAACCCTTGCAGGAAATAAAGTCTGCTTCACAGCACCATCTCGAGCGGTTACTGGAAATACTGCTCAAACCGGAGCAGGATGATGGGAACTACAATTACGACCTGCAACGCGCAATGAAGAAAAAGAAAAAGAGAAAATACCTCGGTCATTAA
- a CDS encoding NUMOD1 domain-containing DNA-binding protein: MKLHTQKPNAMLSSKKIIQGLNALKYPFVDQRLTNLKGEKWAVIEGMDDIFFISNKGRVWHNDYEQLFSDGRLRHHPARCLRPALNIAYNHAVGDYYAYPVINLRYKVSSHCFLLARLLYHSFIAPITEIEKHKLVICKNGDTLDLRLSNLLLADQSFVHKRMHQRGRNNNFLASSHAEETIKKRNEATAKRTKKISCYDTQGRLLKTYRSAGEAAIDKGISESRIRQIAAGYELTAGGFAWRYGAEKNIDFAKKLQHKRERYKLLMGKPVTQYNMNGKRLAIFPTLKDASAATGVNRSDLTNCIKGKRASALGYLWREGHGGARIDTSGVLTGESLRSIRKKKAVAQYTKDGRFIRNFESVKAAAVSIGVNNATLSGALHGASRYCGGFNWKFVKVEE; this comes from the coding sequence ATGAAATTGCACACTCAGAAACCCAACGCCATGTTGTCCTCAAAAAAAATTATTCAAGGATTGAATGCCCTTAAGTATCCTTTTGTTGATCAAAGGCTGACGAATCTGAAAGGCGAAAAATGGGCTGTCATTGAAGGTATGGATGACATTTTTTTCATATCCAATAAAGGAAGGGTCTGGCATAATGACTATGAGCAGCTTTTCAGTGACGGCAGGTTAAGGCACCATCCTGCACGCTGTCTTAGACCAGCATTAAACATTGCGTATAACCATGCAGTCGGTGATTACTACGCGTATCCCGTAATAAACCTGCGCTATAAAGTCAGTTCGCACTGTTTTCTGCTGGCCAGGCTTTTATATCATAGCTTCATAGCACCTATCACAGAAATAGAAAAGCATAAACTGGTCATTTGTAAAAACGGTGATACGCTGGATTTACGTCTATCAAACCTACTGCTTGCCGATCAAAGCTTTGTCCACAAGCGGATGCACCAAAGAGGCCGAAACAATAATTTTCTTGCCAGTAGTCATGCCGAGGAAACAATTAAAAAAAGAAATGAGGCCACAGCCAAAAGAACAAAGAAAATAAGTTGTTATGACACGCAAGGCAGACTGTTAAAAACATATCGTTCAGCCGGTGAAGCTGCTATTGATAAAGGAATCAGCGAATCGCGTATCCGGCAAATTGCAGCCGGTTATGAACTGACCGCTGGCGGGTTCGCGTGGCGGTACGGTGCAGAAAAGAATATTGACTTTGCAAAAAAACTACAGCATAAAAGGGAACGGTACAAGCTGCTGATGGGTAAACCAGTGACACAGTACAACATGAATGGCAAAAGGCTTGCTATATTTCCTACCTTAAAAGATGCCAGCGCCGCAACGGGTGTAAACAGATCCGATCTTACCAACTGTATCAAGGGTAAAAGAGCAAGCGCCTTGGGCTACCTGTGGCGCGAAGGACATGGAGGTGCAAGGATAGATACTTCAGGAGTTCTTACAGGGGAATCATTACGAAGCATCCGGAAGAAAAAAGCAGTTGCACAATACACAAAGGATGGCAGGTTTATAAGAAATTTTGAAAGCGTAAAAGCTGCTGCCGTTTCAATCGGAGTTAATAATGCAACACTATCCGGAGCCTTACACGGTGCCTCGCGATATTGCGGCGGATTCAACTGGAAATTTGTAAAAGTCGAAGAATAA